One Nicotiana tomentosiformis chromosome 4, ASM39032v3, whole genome shotgun sequence genomic window carries:
- the LOC138909027 gene encoding sugar transport protein 12-like, with protein MAGGNFIPGGGGDNPDEYPGKLTLYVAMTCIMAAMGGLIFGYDIGISGGVTSMDPFLKRFFMSVYQKEALNTSTNQYCKFDSQLLTLFTSSLYVAALFASIVASHVSKKRGRKVTMALGGLFFLIGAVLNAAAIHISMLILGRILLGIGVGFANQSVPIYLSEVAPYKYRGTFNVLFQMAITIGILIANLVNFGTSKMSGGWGWRVSLGGAAVPALVILVSSMFLSDSPSSLIDRGMKEEAEQLLKKIRGVDNVNAEFNDLVMASEASKKVERPWNNLLFVRKYRPQLVLSILIPSLQQLTGINVVMFYAPVLFQTLGFKSNASLMSAAITGGVNVGATFISVFCTDKFGRRILFFWGGIFMCIFQTAVAALIGAKFGTTGNAADLPLWFAALVVVCICVFVANFAYSWGPLGWLVPSEISPLEVRSAAQCVTVSMNMFFTFGVAQIFLKMLCGMKFGLFIFFAVFVLIMTVFVYLYVPETKNIPIEEMSQVWREHWYWNKFVDDAEPKPQGNGLKPAKEIV; from the coding sequence ATGGCTGGTGGAAACTTTATCCCCGGCGGTGGCGGAGACAATCCAGATGAGTATCCAGGGAAGCTAACATTGTACGTAGCCATGACTTGTATCATGGCAGCCATGGGAGGGTTGATCTTTGGCTACGACATTGGAATTTCAGGTGGAGTTACTTCCATGGATCCTTTTCTCAAACGCTTCTTCATGTCTGTTTACCAAAAAGAGGCTTTGAACACCTCGACCAACCAATACTGTAAGTTCGACAGCCAGTTGTTGACCCTTTTCACGTCTTCTCTCTACGTGGCTGCCCTGTTTGCGTCCATTGTTGCTTCTCATGTTAGTAAAAAACGTGGCAGAAAAGTTACTATGGCCCTTGGAGGTCTCTTTTTCTTGATAGGCGCCGTCCTCAACGCTGCTGCTATCCATATTAGTATGCTCATCTTGGGTCGTATTCTTTTGGGGATTGGTGTCGGATTTGCTAATCAATCTGTCCCTATTTATTTGTCAGAAGTTGCTCCCTACAAATACAGAGGGACTTTCAACGTGTTATTCCAAATGGCCATCACCATTGGGATTCTGATAGCGAATTTGGTCAACTTTGGAACTAGCAAAATGTCTGGCGGTTGGGGTTGGAGGGTTAGCTTAGGAGGTGCAGCCGTGCCAGCACTAGTCATCCTGGTTTCCTCAATGTTTCTCTCTGATAGTCCGAGTTCGTTGATAGACAGGGGAATGAAAGAGGAGGCAGAACAATTGTTGAAAAAGATAAGAGGAGTTGATAATGTGAATGCTGAATTTAATGACCTTGTTATGGCGAGTGAAGCATCCAAGAAAGTAGAAAGGCCATGGAATAATCTTTTATTCGTCCGAAAGTATAGACCGCAGTTGGTTTTGTCAATTCTGATACCATCACTCCAGCAGCTTACGGGAATTAACGTGGTCATGTTCTATGCTCCAGTACTTTTCCAAACATTAGGGTTTAAGAGTAACGCTTCGCTTATGTCAGCTGCTATCACTGGCGGTGTCAACGTGGGTGCAACTTTTATTTCAGTCTTTTGTACGGATAAGTTTGGGAGGAGAATACTCTTTTTCTGGGGTGGCATCTTCATGTGTATATTCCAAACAGCAGTGGCAGCTCTTATTGGGGCAAAATTCGGAACAACAGGGAATGCAGCAGATTTGCCACTTTGGTTTGCAGCTTTAGTGGTTGTCTGCATCTGTGTATTCGTTGCTAACTTTGCATATTCATGGGGTCCTTTAGGATGGTTGGTTCCGAGTGAGATTTCTCCATTGGAAGTTCGATCTGCAGCACAATGTGTTACTGTCTCCATGAACATGTTTTTCACTTTCGGAGTTGCACAAATTTTCTTGAAGATGCTATGTGGGATGAAGTTTGGTCTATTTATCTTCTTTGCGGTCTTTGTGTTAATAATGACTGTGTTTGTCTACTTGTACGTGCCCGAAACAAAGAATATACCAATTGAAGAGATGTCTCAAGTTTGGAGAGAGCATTGGTACTGGAACAAGTTCGTGGATGATGCAGAACCAAAGCCACAAGGGAATGGCTTAAAGCCCGCAAAGGAGATAGTCTAA